In Mytilus trossulus isolate FHL-02 chromosome 6, PNRI_Mtr1.1.1.hap1, whole genome shotgun sequence, a single window of DNA contains:
- the LOC134722913 gene encoding galactoside 2-alpha-L-fucosyltransferase SEC1-like, translated as MNFEGRLGNEIFEYASLYGIARYNHMIPVVDDKFHLRRIFKISLTSVKPLANIKRFKEAKACAFDEKAFVLDKKYNWTLSVYLQSWKYFIEYSDDIRKELRFQDTIQAQAVQKFNEIVKARNVTDKNKLTYIAVHVRRGDMLNNKPNVNLGYTTANVNYVNNAMSWFKKKYPSAFFIFASDDIAWCKANFNKPNTAFTTQRNSAAVDMAILSQCNHSIITTGTYGWWSAWLSGGQTIYYKDFPRKGSRLDKVFDAKTYFPPNWIAMSHL; from the coding sequence ATGAATTTTGAAGGTCGTCTAGGAAACGAAATATTTGAATATGCATCATTGTATGGTATAGCTAGATATAATCATATGATTCCTGTTGTGGAcgataaatttcatttaaggagaatttttaagatatctCTCACTTCAGTGAAACCACTGGCAAATATAAAACGCTTCAAAGAGGCGAAAGCATGTGCATTTGACGAAAAAGCTTTCGTCTTGGACAAGAAGTATAATTGGACACTTTCAGTATACCTTCAAAGTtggaaatatttcattgaaTATAGTGATGATATAAGGAAAGAATTACGTTTTCAAGACACCATACAGGCTCAAGCGGTAcaaaagtttaatgaaataGTGAAAGCTAGAAATgtaacagacaaaaacaaattaacatatataGCTGTTCATGTTCGCCGAGGAGATATGTTGAATAATAAACCTAATGTCAATTTAGGATATACAACCGCAAACGTTAATTACGTGAATAATGCCATGTCATGGTTCAAGAAAAAGTATCCCAgtgcctttttcatttttgcctCAGATGATATAGCTTGGTGTAAAGCTAATTTCAATAAACCAAACACTGCCTTTACAACTCAAAGGAATTCTGCAGCGGTTGATATGGCAATACTTTCACAGTGCAATCATTCAATAATTACAACTGGAACTTATGGATGGTGGTCAGCATGGTTAAGTGGCGGTCAAACTATCTATTATAAAGATTTTCCAAGGAAAGGATCAAGACTCGACAAAGTGTTTGATGCGAAAACATATTTTCCACCAAACTGGATAGCTATGTcacatttatga